In the genome of Myxococcus stipitatus, one region contains:
- a CDS encoding nicotinamidase: MPLPIPRFHDDARAGQLYLERTGEVAAEARRYAAEHGIRPAREDRVRVAAFGIDVQVGFCIPGASLFVPGSVEDSQRSLRWLYSHLDRLTELLFSLDTHRVFQIFHPAWWRDAEGHPPAPFTNISAAEVRSGRWRATRFPEESLEYCERLEAQGRYVLTVWPFHALLGGVSHALVPAFYEASAFHAIARDTATHFELKGEHPLTENYSVLSPEVTEVKGQRVGAFNTGLFERLMTFDRIYVFGQAKSHCVLSTLRDLRTHIEKTDRSKMGRVHILVDTMSPVPAPPLDPLPPSVDFPRLADEGIEELRRAGMKVVRTTDPLDV, translated from the coding sequence ATGCCACTGCCCATTCCCCGCTTCCATGACGATGCTCGCGCGGGTCAGCTCTACCTGGAGCGCACGGGAGAGGTCGCCGCGGAGGCCCGTCGCTACGCGGCCGAGCACGGCATCCGTCCGGCGCGAGAAGACCGCGTGCGTGTCGCCGCCTTCGGCATCGACGTGCAGGTGGGCTTCTGCATCCCGGGCGCGAGTCTCTTCGTCCCGGGCTCGGTCGAGGACTCGCAGCGCTCGCTGCGCTGGCTCTACTCGCACCTGGACCGGCTGACGGAGCTGCTGTTCTCGCTCGACACGCATCGCGTGTTTCAAATCTTCCATCCGGCATGGTGGCGGGACGCGGAGGGCCATCCTCCCGCGCCCTTCACGAACATCTCGGCGGCGGAGGTCCGCTCCGGCCGCTGGCGCGCCACGCGCTTCCCGGAGGAGAGCCTGGAGTACTGCGAGCGGCTGGAGGCGCAGGGGCGCTACGTGCTCACGGTGTGGCCGTTCCACGCGCTGCTGGGCGGCGTGAGCCACGCGCTGGTGCCGGCGTTCTACGAGGCCAGCGCGTTCCACGCCATCGCGCGGGACACGGCGACGCACTTCGAGCTCAAGGGCGAGCATCCGCTCACGGAGAACTACTCGGTGCTCTCGCCCGAGGTGACGGAGGTGAAGGGGCAGCGCGTGGGGGCGTTCAACACGGGCCTCTTCGAGCGGCTGATGACGTTCGACCGCATCTATGTGTTCGGCCAGGCGAAGTCCCACTGCGTGCTCTCCACGCTGAGGGACCTGCGGACGCACATCGAGAAGACGGACCGCTCGAAGATGGGGCGGGTCCACATCCTCGTGGACACGATGAGCCCGGTGCCCGCGCCACCCTTGGACCCGCTGCCGCCGTCGGTCGACTTTCCCCGGCTGGCGGACGAAGGCATCGAGGAGCTTCGCCGCGCCGGGATGAAGGTGGTGCGCACGACGGACCCGCTCGACGTCTGA
- a CDS encoding acyltransferase family protein, with protein MKRLGPSFTFQQQSNRHPGLDGARGLAVLAMVLGHTLDALLSPEARLHPWVQHYWAFRGVTAPLFLLVSGWAVVAALGTRPNSARDTLGRRVRRSLLLLFLGYLLHWPGWHAVRNMGWTDAMLSRVFAFDALQCIGFALLIGSVLLALVPARGGRPLLLLALAVAVPVASAAMWKLGVGLPAPVQQFLGSAEGSRFPFFPWAGFFFAGAFAASLLNVLRPGLPQGFSLLAVGAGLLAITQLLLVPDWGPASAWMVAYRVGQGLLVLGVVTLAPTRLSGLLAPLGRLSLWIYVLHLPVVYGWADIAGLASRVGPTLGVPAALGVAAALLLGCAVVAKVGRWVTDQARPWRAGSTTLNASIGGTRMSPRA; from the coding sequence GTGAAACGACTCGGCCCCTCGTTCACCTTCCAGCAGCAATCGAACCGGCACCCCGGGCTCGACGGAGCGCGCGGTCTGGCGGTCCTGGCCATGGTGCTCGGACACACGCTGGACGCGCTGCTGTCGCCCGAGGCGCGTCTGCACCCGTGGGTGCAACACTACTGGGCCTTCCGCGGCGTCACCGCGCCCCTGTTCCTCCTGGTGAGCGGATGGGCCGTGGTGGCCGCGCTGGGCACCAGGCCCAACAGCGCGCGAGACACCCTGGGACGCCGGGTCCGCCGCTCGCTGCTGCTGCTCTTCCTCGGCTACCTGCTGCACTGGCCTGGATGGCATGCGGTGCGGAACATGGGCTGGACGGACGCGATGCTCTCGCGCGTCTTCGCCTTCGATGCGCTCCAGTGCATCGGCTTCGCGCTGCTCATCGGCTCCGTGCTGCTCGCGCTCGTGCCCGCACGAGGCGGGCGTCCGCTGCTCCTGCTGGCCCTGGCCGTGGCGGTCCCCGTCGCCAGCGCCGCCATGTGGAAGCTGGGCGTGGGGCTGCCCGCGCCCGTGCAGCAGTTCCTGGGCAGCGCCGAGGGAAGCCGCTTCCCCTTCTTCCCCTGGGCGGGCTTCTTCTTCGCCGGAGCCTTCGCGGCCTCCCTGCTGAACGTGCTGCGGCCGGGACTGCCGCAGGGCTTCTCGCTGCTCGCGGTGGGCGCGGGGCTCCTGGCCATCACCCAGCTGCTCCTCGTCCCCGACTGGGGTCCCGCGAGCGCGTGGATGGTCGCGTATCGCGTGGGCCAGGGACTGCTCGTCCTGGGCGTGGTGACGCTGGCCCCCACGCGCCTGAGTGGCTTGCTGGCGCCCCTGGGGCGGCTGTCGCTGTGGATCTACGTCCTGCACCTGCCGGTGGTGTACGGCTGGGCGGACATCGCCGGCCTCGCCTCGCGGGTGGGCCCGACGCTGGGTGTTCCCGCCGCCCTGGGCGTGGCCGCGGCCCTGCTCCTGGGCTGCGCGGTGGTGGCGAAGGTGGGCCGCTGGGTGACGGACCAGGCCCGCCCGTGGCGAGCGGGCTCCACCACGCTGAACGCCAGCATCGGCGGCACGCGGATGAGCCCTCGGGCCTGA
- a CDS encoding FxsA family protein, which yields MFKYLLFALIVVPFVELYLLVAIGREIGFMPTLGLVLLMGLVGSWLARREGSRVMRRWQTSLAMRQVPEEGLFSGALIMLGGVLLVIPGVLTDVAGLLLLLPPVRRFVTVRLRRAVERRMREGSLHVTTIGGMGFPGPFAGTPPGGTSFPRSWEQDAQGPSARIRSGASRSEVDAEFTEEEPRH from the coding sequence GTGTTCAAGTACCTCCTGTTCGCGCTCATCGTCGTCCCCTTCGTGGAGCTGTACCTGCTGGTCGCCATCGGCCGGGAGATAGGCTTCATGCCCACGCTGGGCCTGGTGCTGCTGATGGGGCTGGTGGGCTCGTGGCTCGCCCGTCGCGAGGGCTCGCGGGTGATGCGGCGTTGGCAGACGTCCCTGGCCATGCGGCAGGTGCCGGAGGAGGGGCTGTTCAGCGGCGCACTCATCATGCTCGGCGGCGTGCTGCTGGTGATTCCCGGTGTCCTCACCGACGTGGCGGGGCTCTTGTTGCTGCTGCCTCCGGTGCGGCGCTTCGTGACGGTGCGACTGCGCCGGGCCGTCGAGCGGCGCATGCGCGAGGGCTCGCTGCACGTCACCACCATTGGCGGCATGGGCTTCCCGGGTCCCTTCGCGGGGACACCGCCGGGAGGGACTTCGTTCCCCCGGTCTTGGGAGCAGGACGCGCAGGGCCCGTCGGCGAGGATTCGCTCGGGCGCGTCGCGCTCCGAGGTCGATGCCGAGTTCACCGAGGAAGAGCCCCGCCACTGA
- the epmA gene encoding EF-P lysine aminoacylase EpmA, with the protein MPNLSQWRAARGRQALYSALRRFFTAEGYLEVETPLLIPTPGMEPHINAFEAGFIPETGVGTARPLYLHTSPEYAMKRLLADGAGPLFQLCKVFRNGEVSETHNPEFTMLEFYRPNADYHAIMADVEGALAEAGRSATEGEPGADPAFFTRTPYERITVRDAVLRATGVDIRVHSDGPSLKRAADAIGVWTGESVTFDDVFFHLFLERVERGLGHERPTFLIEYPASMAALSRLKPGDTAVAERVELYAKGLELANGFSELTDAAEQRARLLEEQDLRRKLGRSVYPLDERFLDAVGRMPPSAGIAVGLDRILMLLLGVQRITDVLLFPAHEFV; encoded by the coding sequence ATGCCCAACCTTTCTCAATGGCGGGCCGCCCGAGGGCGCCAGGCCCTCTACTCCGCCCTGCGACGTTTCTTCACCGCGGAGGGCTACCTCGAGGTGGAGACACCGCTGCTCATCCCCACGCCGGGAATGGAGCCGCACATCAACGCCTTCGAGGCGGGCTTCATCCCGGAGACGGGGGTCGGCACCGCTCGCCCCCTCTACCTGCACACCAGCCCCGAGTACGCCATGAAGCGGCTGCTCGCGGATGGCGCGGGCCCGTTGTTCCAGCTGTGCAAGGTGTTCCGGAACGGCGAGGTCTCGGAGACGCACAATCCCGAGTTCACGATGCTGGAGTTCTACCGGCCGAACGCGGACTACCACGCCATCATGGCGGACGTGGAAGGGGCGCTGGCGGAGGCGGGGCGCAGCGCGACGGAAGGTGAGCCCGGCGCGGACCCGGCCTTCTTCACCCGCACCCCGTACGAGCGCATCACGGTGCGGGACGCGGTGCTGCGCGCGACGGGCGTGGACATCCGCGTGCACTCGGACGGGCCGTCGCTCAAGCGGGCGGCGGACGCCATCGGCGTGTGGACGGGCGAGTCGGTGACGTTCGACGACGTGTTCTTCCACCTCTTCCTCGAGCGCGTGGAGCGGGGCCTGGGCCATGAGCGGCCCACGTTCCTCATCGAGTATCCCGCGTCGATGGCGGCGCTCTCGCGGCTCAAGCCGGGCGACACGGCGGTGGCGGAGCGGGTGGAGCTGTATGCGAAGGGCCTGGAGCTGGCGAACGGGTTCTCCGAGCTCACGGACGCGGCGGAGCAGCGGGCTCGATTGCTCGAGGAACAGGACCTCCGGCGCAAGCTGGGCCGTTCCGTGTATCCTCTGGACGAGCGGTTCCTCGACGCGGTAGGTCGAATGCCACCCTCGGCGGGTATCGCCGTGGGGCTCGACAGAATCCTGATGCTGCTGCTCGGGGTCCAGCGCATCACGGACGTGCTCTTGTTCCCTGCTCACGAGTTCGTGTGA
- a CDS encoding nicotinate phosphoribosyltransferase, with protein MATSLLATDGYKFSMAEAGWPLRRETFYYSHRRGGLQVMPLDLAAYVRSLLPEPKPEDYDYLTRFDYEMGVGFKAAILRKERLSVRAIPRGAHFYSREPILTVTGPSALVSWVEPILLQLNFRVQVATQALLDREGLARALARVTCEEQKAIVLETLDAVGVKPVPMTVDTEGYMRRVRATVKELIDAVEDPARIFEVGLRAATCLQQHEIALQACKDMGVQRTSNVEGARKLGMIPVGTMGHEHIQRYGSDDAAFRAMRERRPQRSSYLLDTFDTLTSGIPAAFQLIREEPGAGDSIRFDSGNKKLQYLYAVTRARDIGIRPVNILEDGLDAEATREFEELRRQVGWDPSAQFYGYGGHIVARTMECPFTRDKVAAIYKLSQTGPQPVMKFGNELAEGKQSIPGVPVLFRRRHGSGPMGLVGQEGEPVPEGYFPLFEAEPEVPSLVGAQEAGAENAKVALTPTTRALVDELTRRHFPKGR; from the coding sequence ATGGCGACCTCGCTGCTCGCGACGGATGGCTACAAGTTCAGCATGGCGGAGGCCGGATGGCCGCTTCGCCGCGAGACTTTCTATTACTCCCACCGCAGGGGTGGGCTCCAGGTCATGCCCCTGGACCTCGCCGCGTATGTGCGCTCGCTGCTTCCCGAGCCGAAGCCCGAGGACTACGACTACCTCACCCGCTTCGACTACGAGATGGGCGTGGGCTTCAAGGCGGCCATCCTGCGCAAGGAGCGGCTCTCCGTCCGCGCCATCCCTCGCGGCGCCCACTTCTACTCCCGCGAGCCCATCCTCACCGTCACCGGCCCCTCCGCCCTGGTCTCGTGGGTGGAGCCCATCCTCCTCCAGCTCAACTTCCGCGTGCAGGTGGCCACGCAGGCGCTCCTGGACCGCGAGGGGCTGGCCCGCGCGCTCGCCCGCGTCACGTGCGAGGAGCAGAAGGCCATCGTGCTGGAGACGCTCGACGCGGTGGGCGTCAAGCCGGTGCCGATGACGGTCGACACGGAAGGCTACATGCGGCGCGTGCGCGCCACCGTGAAGGAGCTCATCGACGCGGTGGAGGACCCGGCCCGCATCTTCGAGGTCGGCCTCCGCGCGGCCACGTGCCTCCAGCAACATGAAATCGCGTTGCAGGCCTGCAAGGACATGGGCGTGCAGCGCACCAGCAACGTGGAGGGGGCGCGCAAGCTGGGGATGATTCCCGTCGGCACCATGGGGCACGAGCACATCCAGCGCTATGGCTCGGACGATGCCGCGTTCCGCGCGATGCGTGAGCGGCGTCCCCAGCGCTCCAGCTACCTGCTGGACACCTTCGACACGCTCACCTCGGGCATCCCCGCCGCGTTCCAGCTCATCCGCGAGGAGCCGGGCGCCGGGGACTCCATCCGCTTCGACTCGGGCAACAAGAAGCTCCAGTACCTCTACGCGGTGACGCGGGCGCGCGACATCGGCATCCGCCCCGTCAACATCCTGGAGGATGGCCTGGACGCCGAGGCCACGCGCGAGTTCGAGGAGCTGCGCCGGCAGGTGGGGTGGGACCCGAGCGCGCAGTTCTACGGCTACGGAGGCCACATCGTCGCGCGCACCATGGAGTGCCCCTTCACGCGCGACAAGGTGGCCGCCATCTACAAGCTGTCGCAGACGGGCCCGCAGCCGGTGATGAAGTTCGGCAACGAGCTGGCCGAGGGCAAGCAGAGCATCCCCGGCGTGCCCGTCCTGTTCCGCCGCCGTCATGGCTCCGGGCCCATGGGCCTGGTGGGGCAGGAGGGCGAGCCGGTGCCAGAGGGCTACTTCCCGCTGTTCGAGGCGGAGCCCGAGGTGCCTTCGCTCGTGGGGGCGCAGGAGGCCGGCGCGGAGAACGCGAAGGTCGCGCTGACGCCCACCACCCGCGCGCTCGTCGATGAGCTGACGCGCCGTCACTTCCCCAAGGGTCGTTGA
- a CDS encoding energy transducer TonB — protein MEAPRADVPLARDVPFAAPPRVTLTTTESPVSGGLLLATRTPGVPEQGLRGTRVPPTPQALVEDLVAESVGRGKVDRGLVHPYFTQLGKALVRLWDADRSVKEHGLQGYFDMGLERSRAYARVWSERAAQYGSSGAFAAKNQPEEDRRRPVSTVGDASLRMRRELREKMREEFRATRRALIRVIQDRHGHLLDVVLVEPSHQLEVDREALEDVRAAAQKLPPPPPDAVGGRQRIVSLWEFELILSISPPIPVFTFEFDEALGFIDTRLPLDKRIYKRVRLIEVR, from the coding sequence ATGGAGGCCCCACGCGCGGATGTGCCGCTCGCACGGGACGTCCCCTTCGCGGCGCCGCCACGCGTGACCCTCACCACCACGGAGTCACCCGTCTCCGGAGGACTGCTGCTGGCCACGAGAACCCCTGGAGTGCCGGAGCAAGGCCTCCGGGGCACCCGTGTCCCGCCCACGCCGCAGGCGCTCGTGGAGGACCTGGTCGCGGAGAGCGTGGGACGCGGCAAGGTGGACCGAGGTCTCGTGCATCCCTACTTCACCCAGCTCGGCAAGGCGCTGGTGCGCCTCTGGGACGCGGACCGCTCAGTGAAGGAGCACGGCCTCCAGGGCTACTTCGACATGGGCCTGGAGCGCAGCCGCGCCTATGCCCGAGTCTGGAGCGAGCGCGCCGCGCAGTACGGTTCCTCGGGGGCCTTCGCCGCGAAGAACCAGCCCGAGGAGGACCGCCGCCGTCCGGTCAGCACCGTCGGCGACGCCTCGCTGCGCATGCGCCGCGAGCTGCGCGAGAAGATGCGCGAGGAGTTCCGCGCCACCCGCCGCGCCCTCATCCGCGTCATCCAGGACCGTCACGGCCACCTGCTCGACGTGGTGCTCGTGGAGCCCAGCCATCAGCTCGAGGTGGACCGCGAAGCCCTCGAGGACGTACGCGCCGCCGCGCAGAAGCTCCCGCCGCCTCCGCCGGACGCCGTGGGCGGCCGGCAGCGCATCGTCAGCCTCTGGGAGTTCGAGCTGATTCTCTCCATCAGCCCGCCCATCCCCGTCTTCACGTTCGAGTTCGACGAAGCCCTCGGCTTCATCGACACCCGGCTGCCGCTCGACAAGCGCATCTACAAGCGCGTGCGCCTCATCGAGGTCCGCTGA
- a CDS encoding glycerate kinase → MIPPRWLVAPQEFKGTLTATEAAEAMAKGVREVSPEVVLDIAPLADGGPGTVDALLSGTRGERRVCQVHGPLGHLVEAAWALLEDGRTAVVEMAAASGLTRMEPTPSNARRASTYGAGQLMRAALDAGCERLIVGLGGSATTDGGTGALTALGYRFLDAQGNPLPPGGAALSALARVDASGRHPRLGQVELMGATDVTSPLLGPDGAARLFSPQKGADASTVEALEAALAHFASVAGDTSAGWPGAGAAGGFGFGLTALAGARLVPGYELVSRALGLERRVLLAEVVLTGEGRFDRQTSLGKGPGGLARLAREHGTPVELFAGSVRRDDGLELDLFHTVVDLSTQARPGVSAADVLRDAVARWTAARLKTAR, encoded by the coding sequence GTGATTCCTCCTCGTTGGCTCGTCGCGCCGCAGGAATTCAAGGGCACCCTCACCGCCACCGAAGCGGCCGAGGCCATGGCCAAGGGTGTGCGAGAGGTCTCCCCCGAGGTGGTGCTGGACATCGCGCCGCTCGCGGATGGAGGACCTGGCACGGTGGATGCGCTGCTGTCGGGCACGCGGGGCGAGCGCCGCGTGTGTCAGGTGCACGGTCCGCTGGGGCACCTGGTCGAGGCCGCCTGGGCGCTGCTCGAGGACGGGCGCACGGCGGTGGTGGAGATGGCGGCGGCCTCGGGCCTGACGCGGATGGAGCCCACGCCGAGCAACGCGCGGCGGGCCTCCACCTACGGCGCCGGACAGCTGATGCGCGCCGCGCTGGATGCGGGCTGCGAGCGGCTCATCGTCGGCCTGGGTGGAAGCGCCACCACGGATGGCGGCACGGGCGCGCTGACCGCGCTGGGCTATCGCTTCCTGGACGCGCAGGGGAATCCGCTTCCGCCCGGTGGCGCGGCCCTGTCCGCGCTGGCGCGTGTGGATGCCTCCGGACGCCATCCCCGGCTGGGGCAGGTGGAGCTGATGGGCGCGACGGACGTCACGTCGCCGCTCCTGGGCCCGGATGGCGCGGCGCGACTGTTCAGTCCGCAGAAGGGCGCGGATGCGTCGACGGTGGAGGCGCTGGAGGCGGCGCTGGCGCACTTCGCGAGCGTGGCGGGAGACACGAGCGCGGGCTGGCCGGGCGCGGGCGCGGCGGGTGGCTTTGGCTTCGGGCTGACGGCGCTCGCCGGGGCTCGGCTGGTGCCGGGCTATGAGCTGGTGTCGCGCGCGCTGGGGCTGGAGCGGCGCGTGTTGCTCGCGGAGGTGGTGCTCACGGGCGAGGGCCGCTTCGACCGGCAGACCTCGCTGGGCAAGGGCCCGGGTGGATTGGCGCGCCTGGCGCGCGAGCACGGGACGCCGGTGGAGCTGTTCGCGGGCTCGGTGCGGCGCGATGACGGGCTGGAGCTGGATCTGTTCCACACGGTGGTGGACCTGAGCACCCAGGCACGTCCGGGAGTCTCCGCCGCGGACGTGCTGCGCGATGCCGTTGCGCGATGGACGGCGGCGCGACTCAAGACAGCACGCTGA
- a CDS encoding YkgJ family cysteine cluster protein gives MRTHDWGDDDEEQEDAPAPGGTQARERALKEVRAIYRQADAAYAPFSCQASGECCQLSRTGRQPWLWLPEWELLTKGRPLPPPREDGGCPYLDAAGLRCTVYADRPFGCRTFFCERIRGPARQPAETVGTLLERLEWASQRREPSLRGPRPLLEWHAEAFAAARKPR, from the coding sequence ATGCGGACGCACGACTGGGGGGATGACGACGAGGAGCAGGAGGACGCACCCGCTCCGGGTGGCACGCAGGCGCGAGAGCGCGCGCTGAAGGAAGTGCGCGCCATCTACCGGCAGGCGGACGCGGCCTATGCCCCCTTCTCGTGTCAGGCCAGCGGCGAGTGCTGCCAGCTCTCTCGCACGGGACGCCAGCCGTGGCTGTGGCTCCCCGAGTGGGAGCTCTTGACGAAGGGCCGCCCCCTGCCGCCTCCTCGCGAGGACGGAGGCTGTCCGTACCTGGACGCGGCGGGGCTGCGCTGCACCGTCTACGCGGACCGCCCCTTCGGCTGCCGGACGTTCTTCTGTGAACGAATCCGAGGCCCCGCGCGCCAACCCGCCGAGACGGTGGGTACGCTGCTGGAGCGCCTCGAATGGGCGTCCCAGCGCAGGGAGCCCTCGCTCCGAGGTCCTCGCCCCCTGCTGGAGTGGCATGCGGAGGCCTTCGCCGCGGCGCGAAAGCCGCGCTGA
- a CDS encoding inorganic pyrophosphatase — translation MKKTAPQKSFASHPWHGITPGDNSPETVTAYIEIVPTDAVKYELDKESGILMLDRPQRFSSQCPTLYGFIPQTYCDELVAKRCAERTGLRDVKGDGDPIDICVLTEKVVSNGNLLVRAVPVGGFRMVDGNEADDKIIAVLESDLVYGELQHIAQLPRPLLDRLKHYFLTYKQIPGEGKRSVEIAEVYDRPEALEVIRRSMKDYDRVFRQTPSAPVRSRTRRPARKSRAS, via the coding sequence ATGAAGAAGACAGCACCTCAGAAGTCATTCGCGTCACATCCGTGGCATGGCATCACCCCGGGCGACAACTCGCCGGAGACCGTCACCGCGTACATCGAAATCGTCCCCACCGACGCGGTGAAGTACGAGCTGGACAAGGAGTCCGGCATCCTGATGTTGGACCGGCCGCAGCGCTTCAGCAGCCAGTGCCCCACGCTGTACGGCTTCATTCCGCAGACGTACTGCGACGAGCTGGTGGCGAAGCGCTGCGCGGAGCGCACGGGCCTGCGCGACGTGAAGGGCGACGGGGACCCCATCGACATCTGCGTGCTGACGGAGAAGGTGGTCAGCAACGGCAACCTGCTGGTGCGCGCGGTGCCGGTGGGCGGCTTCCGGATGGTCGACGGCAACGAGGCGGATGACAAGATCATCGCGGTGCTCGAGTCGGACCTGGTCTACGGCGAGCTCCAGCACATCGCGCAGCTTCCGCGTCCGCTGCTGGACCGCTTGAAGCACTACTTCCTCACGTACAAGCAGATTCCCGGCGAGGGGAAGCGCAGCGTCGAAATCGCGGAGGTCTATGACCGGCCGGAGGCGCTGGAGGTCATCCGCCGCAGCATGAAGGACTACGACCGCGTCTTCCGGCAGACCCCGTCGGCGCCGGTGCGCAGCCGGACCCGGCGGCCCGCGCGGAAGTCTCGCGCGTCCTGA
- a CDS encoding class I SAM-dependent rRNA methyltransferase, giving the protein MPTSSKPPSGPHRGGRPSPSQSSSQRGGRPHHRPEKTAPDRTSPDLGPDGVPQVSLLRRGVERWQAGHPWIYRADLNGDPGLQGGEVVRVTDGRGWFIGKAFYSRQSKIALRWLSYDDVAVDADFFRQKFQSALDLRQRALPGETTYRLIHGEADGIPGLVVDRYGDYLSVQFLVPATEQRKVLIADLLEELLKPRGIVNRSDVGVRNLEGLMPEKGLLRGQLPGPISFDEGLVRVRADLLEGQKTGAFLDQRENHVMAAQYAHGEALDCFSYVGGFALQLASRAKSVTAVEISDLASAQLRENAAANKLTNVNVVVANAFDFLRDAVDEGRKFDTIVLDPPSFAKNKDAIAAAVRGYKEINLRAMQLLRPGGILITASCTYHVDEQAFEDMLASAAADARRRLQIIERRGAGKDHPVLLNLRETRYLKCFVLRVL; this is encoded by the coding sequence ATGCCCACCTCATCCAAGCCCCCTTCTGGCCCCCATCGCGGTGGCAGGCCCTCCCCCTCGCAGTCCTCGTCCCAGCGGGGAGGCCGCCCCCACCACCGCCCGGAGAAGACCGCGCCGGACCGGACCTCGCCCGATTTGGGGCCGGATGGTGTCCCCCAGGTCTCCCTGCTGCGCCGCGGCGTCGAGCGCTGGCAGGCGGGCCACCCGTGGATCTACCGCGCGGACCTCAACGGCGACCCGGGACTCCAGGGCGGCGAAGTCGTCCGGGTGACGGACGGGCGCGGCTGGTTCATCGGCAAGGCGTTCTATTCGCGCCAGTCGAAGATTGCTCTGCGCTGGCTCAGCTACGACGACGTCGCGGTGGACGCGGACTTCTTCCGCCAGAAGTTCCAGTCCGCGCTGGACCTGCGGCAGCGCGCGCTGCCGGGTGAGACGACGTACCGGCTCATCCACGGCGAGGCGGACGGCATCCCCGGGCTCGTGGTGGACCGCTACGGCGACTACCTCAGCGTCCAGTTCCTGGTGCCCGCCACCGAGCAGCGCAAGGTGCTCATCGCGGACCTGCTGGAGGAGCTGCTCAAGCCGCGCGGCATCGTCAACCGCTCGGACGTGGGCGTGCGCAACCTGGAGGGACTCATGCCGGAGAAGGGCCTGCTGCGGGGCCAGCTCCCCGGCCCCATCTCCTTCGACGAGGGCCTGGTGCGCGTGCGCGCGGACCTGCTGGAGGGCCAGAAGACGGGCGCCTTCCTGGACCAGCGGGAGAACCACGTCATGGCGGCGCAGTACGCCCACGGCGAGGCGCTGGACTGCTTCTCCTACGTGGGAGGCTTCGCGCTCCAGCTCGCCTCGCGCGCCAAGAGCGTCACCGCGGTGGAGATCTCCGACCTGGCCTCCGCTCAGCTGCGGGAGAACGCCGCGGCCAACAAGCTCACCAACGTGAATGTCGTCGTGGCCAACGCCTTCGACTTCCTGCGCGACGCGGTGGACGAGGGCCGCAAGTTCGACACCATCGTCCTGGACCCGCCGTCCTTCGCGAAGAACAAGGACGCCATCGCCGCCGCGGTGCGCGGGTACAAGGAAATCAACCTGCGCGCGATGCAGCTCCTGCGGCCGGGTGGAATCCTCATCACCGCGAGCTGCACGTACCACGTGGACGAGCAGGCCTTCGAGGACATGCTCGCCTCCGCCGCGGCCGACGCACGCCGCCGACTGCAAATCATCGAACGGCGCGGCGCGGGCAAGGACCATCCCGTGTTGCTGAACCTGCGCGAGACCCGCTACCTCAAGTGCTTCGTGCTGCGCGTGCTGTAG
- a CDS encoding lysophospholipid acyltransferase family protein, with product MIRDIVRTAFAGVSAVGLTGVFSSVVSALSLGGAHREADKALRLWARGVLGAAGVRHEAVGLENIPVEGHVVFVCNHQSHYDAPLHLAYVEKHTRYVAKAELFKIPVFGAAMRRAGNIPVARSGGREDRGRMEEAVSALRERVSVLFFSEGTRSDDGRLRPFKKGAAALAIQAGVPVVPMAVSGTRLILPKGGRAVRWGQRVSLVVGKPIPTKDLTLQDRDALTRELEDAVAQLYSEACRRSGDVPT from the coding sequence GTGATTCGAGACATCGTCCGGACAGCGTTCGCGGGTGTTTCGGCGGTGGGGTTGACGGGGGTGTTCTCGTCGGTGGTGTCGGCGCTCTCCCTCGGGGGTGCCCACCGCGAGGCGGACAAGGCCCTGCGGCTCTGGGCGCGCGGTGTGTTGGGGGCGGCGGGCGTGCGCCACGAGGCGGTGGGGCTGGAGAACATCCCCGTGGAAGGCCACGTCGTCTTCGTGTGCAACCACCAGTCCCACTACGACGCGCCCTTGCATCTGGCGTACGTGGAGAAGCACACGCGCTACGTGGCGAAGGCGGAGCTGTTCAAGATTCCCGTGTTCGGCGCGGCGATGCGTCGCGCGGGGAACATCCCCGTGGCACGCAGCGGTGGACGCGAGGACCGCGGCAGGATGGAGGAGGCCGTCTCGGCGCTGCGCGAGCGGGTGAGCGTGCTCTTCTTCTCCGAGGGCACTCGCAGTGACGACGGGCGGCTGAGGCCGTTCAAGAAGGGGGCCGCGGCGCTCGCGATTCAAGCGGGTGTGCCGGTGGTGCCCATGGCCGTGTCAGGGACGCGGCTCATCCTTCCCAAGGGAGGACGGGCGGTGCGGTGGGGCCAGCGCGTGTCGCTGGTCGTGGGGAAGCCGATTCCCACGAAGGACCTGACGCTTCAAGACCGCGACGCGCTCACGCGTGAGCTGGAGGACGCGGTCGCTCAACTCTATTCCGAGGCCTGCAGGCGCTCGGGAGATGTACCGACATGA